One stretch of Cellulomonas wangsupingiae DNA includes these proteins:
- the miaB gene encoding tRNA (N6-isopentenyl adenosine(37)-C2)-methylthiotransferase MiaB, with protein MSTTLPAPARTHVPGPATDTDLLEGGRARTYLVKTLGCQMNVHDSEHMAGMLEQAGYVPAAPAQAAAEDVDVLVINTCAVRENAADKLYGNLGRLASTKRSRPGGMQIAVGGCLAQKDRAGIVERAPWVDVVFGTHNLDVLPTLLERARHNAAAQVEIAESLQVFPSTLPTRRESVYAGWVSISVGCNNTCTFCIVPHLRGKERDRRPGEILAEVEALVATGAIEVTLLGQNVNSYGVGFGDRHAFGKLLRAVGAVPGLERVRFTSPHPAAFTDDVIAAMAETPTVMPQLHMPLQSGSDRVLRAMRRSYRAERFLGILDRVRAAIPHAAITTDVIVGFPGETEEDFAQTLDVVERSRFSSAFTFQYSPRPGTPAADLPDQLPKAVVQERYERLVALQERISAEENAAQVGRTVDVLVAQGEGRKDGATARISGRAQDNRLVHLSLPAGLGADGAPRPGDLVTVEVTHGAPHHLVADSALAPGGTFRVRRTRAGDAWQARAEGREEHTHGTGGGCGTAAPAPAGPVVLGLPTLGRPSV; from the coding sequence ATGTCCACGACCCTGCCCGCCCCGGCACGCACGCACGTCCCGGGCCCCGCGACCGACACCGACCTCCTCGAGGGCGGGCGCGCGCGCACGTACCTGGTCAAGACGCTCGGGTGCCAGATGAACGTGCACGACTCGGAGCACATGGCCGGCATGCTCGAGCAGGCCGGCTACGTGCCGGCCGCGCCGGCGCAGGCGGCGGCGGAGGACGTCGACGTCCTCGTCATCAACACGTGCGCGGTGCGGGAGAACGCCGCCGACAAGCTCTACGGCAACCTGGGCCGGCTCGCGAGCACCAAGCGGTCGCGGCCGGGGGGCATGCAGATCGCCGTCGGCGGCTGCCTGGCCCAGAAGGACCGTGCCGGGATCGTCGAGCGGGCACCGTGGGTCGACGTCGTCTTCGGCACCCACAACCTCGACGTGCTGCCGACGCTCCTGGAGCGTGCACGGCACAACGCCGCCGCCCAGGTCGAGATCGCGGAGTCGCTGCAGGTCTTCCCGAGCACGCTGCCGACCCGCCGCGAGTCGGTGTACGCCGGCTGGGTGTCGATCTCGGTGGGGTGCAACAACACCTGCACGTTCTGCATCGTGCCCCACCTGCGCGGCAAGGAGCGCGACCGGCGGCCGGGCGAGATCCTGGCCGAGGTCGAGGCGCTCGTCGCGACGGGTGCGATCGAGGTCACGCTGCTCGGGCAGAACGTCAACTCCTACGGCGTGGGCTTCGGCGACCGCCACGCGTTCGGCAAGCTGCTGCGTGCGGTCGGCGCGGTCCCCGGGCTCGAGCGCGTGCGCTTCACGTCGCCCCACCCGGCGGCGTTCACGGACGACGTCATCGCCGCCATGGCCGAGACGCCGACGGTGATGCCGCAGCTGCACATGCCGCTGCAGTCGGGGTCCGACCGGGTGCTGCGCGCCATGCGCCGGTCGTACCGCGCCGAGCGGTTCCTCGGGATCCTCGACCGCGTGCGCGCCGCGATCCCGCACGCCGCCATCACGACGGACGTCATCGTGGGGTTCCCGGGCGAGACGGAGGAGGACTTCGCGCAGACGCTCGACGTCGTCGAGCGCTCGCGGTTCTCGTCGGCGTTCACCTTCCAGTACTCGCCCCGTCCCGGGACGCCGGCCGCCGACCTGCCCGACCAGCTGCCCAAGGCCGTCGTGCAGGAGCGCTACGAGCGCCTGGTGGCGCTGCAGGAGCGCATCTCCGCGGAGGAGAACGCGGCACAGGTCGGCCGGACGGTCGACGTGCTCGTCGCGCAGGGCGAGGGCCGCAAGGACGGCGCGACGGCCCGCATCTCGGGTCGCGCGCAGGACAACCGCCTGGTGCACCTGTCGCTGCCGGCAGGCCTCGGCGCCGACGGCGCGCCCCGGCCCGGCGACCTCGTCACGGTGGAGGTCACGCACGGGGCGCCGCACCACCTCGTCGCCGACTCGGCGCTGGCGCCCGGCGGGACGTTCCGGGTGCGACGCACCCGCGCGGGCGACGCCTGGCAGGCGCGCGCGGAGGGCCGCGAGGAGCACACGCACGGCACCGGCGGCGGCTGCGGCACGGCCGCGCCCGCCCCCGCCGGCCCGGTGGTGCTCGGCCTGCCGACCCTCGGCCGCCCGTCGGTCTGA
- the miaA gene encoding tRNA (adenosine(37)-N6)-dimethylallyltransferase MiaA, whose product MSLVVAVVGPTATGKSDLALDLAQALGAEIVNTDAMQLYRGMDVGTAKLAPAERRGVPHHLLDVLDPREDASVADYQVLARAVLADLARRAVRAVAVGGSGLYVRALLDHMEFPGTDPDVRARLEERVESQGARALHAELAAVDPAAAESIGPRNARRIVRALEVVALTGRPYSASLPRHEYEVPAVQIGLDCDRGVLDRRIEARVARMWDGGLLEEVRGLAAHGLGRTASRAVGYAQALAQLHGELDEAAARAATAAGTRRLARKQMGWFGRDPRVHWLDAQDPDLVARALDLVAAADEGRLPAPDVAGPVRRTLGS is encoded by the coding sequence GTGAGCCTCGTCGTCGCCGTCGTCGGGCCCACCGCGACGGGCAAGTCGGACCTCGCGCTCGACCTGGCGCAGGCCCTCGGCGCGGAGATCGTCAACACCGACGCGATGCAGCTCTACCGCGGTATGGACGTGGGGACCGCGAAGCTCGCGCCTGCGGAGCGTCGCGGCGTGCCGCACCACCTGCTCGACGTGCTCGACCCGCGGGAGGACGCGTCGGTCGCGGACTACCAGGTGCTCGCGCGCGCCGTCCTGGCCGATCTGGCGCGCCGTGCGGTGCGCGCCGTCGCGGTCGGTGGCTCGGGACTGTACGTGCGTGCGCTGCTCGACCACATGGAGTTCCCCGGCACCGACCCCGACGTGCGCGCACGGCTGGAGGAGCGCGTCGAGTCCCAGGGTGCCCGTGCGCTGCACGCCGAGCTCGCCGCCGTCGACCCCGCCGCGGCGGAGAGCATCGGGCCGCGTAACGCCCGCCGCATCGTGCGTGCGCTGGAGGTGGTGGCCCTCACCGGGCGCCCGTACTCCGCGAGCCTGCCGCGGCACGAGTACGAGGTGCCCGCGGTGCAGATCGGGCTCGACTGCGACCGTGGCGTCCTGGACCGGAGGATCGAGGCCCGCGTGGCGCGGATGTGGGACGGCGGATTGCTCGAGGAGGTCCGCGGGCTCGCGGCGCACGGCCTGGGCCGCACCGCGTCGCGCGCCGTCGGCTACGCGCAGGCGCTGGCGCAGCTGCACGGTGAGCTCGACGAGGCGGCGGCCCGCGCGGCGACGGCCGCCGGGACGCGCCGCCTCGCGCGCAAGCAGATGGGCTGGTTCGGGCGTGACCCCCGCGTGCACTGGCTCGACGCGCAGGACCCGGACCTCGTCGCCCGTGCGCTCGACCTCGTGGCCGCGGCCGACGAGGGCCGGCTCCCGGCGCCCGACGTCGCCGGGCCGGTGCGCCGTACCCTGGGGTCGTGA
- a CDS encoding class I SAM-dependent methyltransferase gives MSSSDDDLGEHYFTARPASAEQRRTRHVHLAGRDVDVETAGGVFSPDHVDLGTQVLLRTVPAPPPRGDLLDLGCGWGPVALTLALLAPEARVWAVDVNERALDLVRRNAARLGLSNVVAVAPDDVPDDVRFATVWSNPPVRIGKPALHDLLARWLPRLAPGGEAWLVVGRNLGADPLQRWLTDEAGLPTTREASAKGFRVLRVAP, from the coding sequence GTGAGCAGCAGCGACGACGACCTCGGCGAGCACTACTTCACGGCACGGCCGGCGTCGGCGGAGCAGCGCCGCACGCGGCACGTCCACCTCGCCGGGCGCGACGTCGACGTGGAGACGGCCGGCGGCGTCTTCTCCCCCGACCACGTGGACCTCGGCACGCAGGTGCTGCTGCGCACCGTCCCGGCACCGCCCCCGCGCGGTGACCTGCTCGACCTCGGCTGCGGGTGGGGGCCGGTGGCGCTCACGCTGGCGCTGCTCGCCCCCGAGGCGCGCGTGTGGGCCGTCGACGTCAACGAGCGGGCGCTGGACCTGGTGCGTCGCAACGCCGCCCGGCTCGGGCTGTCCAACGTGGTCGCGGTCGCGCCGGACGACGTCCCCGACGACGTGCGGTTCGCGACCGTGTGGTCCAACCCGCCCGTGCGCATCGGCAAGCCGGCGCTGCACGACCTGCTCGCGCGGTGGCTGCCCCGGCTGGCCCCCGGGGGCGAGGCCTGGCTCGTCGTGGGCCGCAACCTGGGTGCCGACCCGCTGCAGCGCTGGCTGACCGACGAGGCCGGCCTGCCCACGACCCGCGAGGCGAGCGCGAAGGGCTTCCGCGTGCTGCGCGTGGCACCGTGA
- the dapF gene encoding diaminopimelate epimerase: MSAPSIPSTLAPPADAAAGAVTLAVTKGHGTQNDFVLVDDRAGALDVTPALVERLCDRRAGVGGDGLVRLVATQHVADAPDATRGTTWFMDYRNADGSVAQMCGNGVRVFARYAQRLGLWDPADGPLAVGTRAGVRTVTTTAPAVGDGSWYSVDMGPVALPGGDAALAAGGDAEVDVPGLSVTRPGLSVDVGNPHTVVVLAQEADLERVDLTHAPGVRPVPQDGTNVELVVPLGEVTGPDGAPVGRIRMRVHERGVGETRSCGTGAVAAAAAVRAWGGPGAPDVWLVDVPGGALRVTLRADGHADLAGPALLVADATVDLGALPA, translated from the coding sequence GTGAGCGCACCGAGCATCCCGTCCACCCTCGCGCCCCCGGCGGACGCCGCGGCGGGTGCCGTCACGCTCGCGGTGACCAAGGGCCACGGCACGCAGAACGACTTCGTGCTCGTGGACGACCGTGCCGGGGCGCTCGACGTGACGCCCGCGCTGGTGGAGCGGCTGTGCGACCGGCGCGCGGGCGTGGGTGGCGACGGGCTGGTCCGGCTGGTCGCGACGCAGCACGTGGCGGACGCCCCCGACGCCACCCGCGGCACCACGTGGTTCATGGACTACCGCAACGCCGACGGCTCGGTGGCGCAGATGTGCGGCAACGGCGTGCGCGTGTTCGCGCGCTACGCCCAGAGGCTCGGGCTGTGGGACCCGGCCGACGGCCCGCTCGCCGTCGGCACCCGCGCGGGCGTGCGCACCGTCACGACCACGGCACCCGCCGTCGGCGACGGTTCCTGGTACTCGGTCGACATGGGACCGGTCGCCCTGCCCGGCGGCGACGCGGCGCTCGCGGCCGGCGGTGACGCCGAGGTCGACGTCCCGGGGCTCTCCGTCACCCGGCCCGGCCTGTCCGTCGACGTCGGCAACCCGCACACCGTCGTGGTGCTGGCGCAGGAGGCGGACCTGGAGCGTGTCGACCTGACGCACGCCCCCGGCGTGCGGCCCGTCCCGCAGGACGGCACCAACGTCGAGCTCGTGGTGCCGCTCGGCGAGGTGACCGGACCGGACGGCGCCCCGGTCGGCCGGATCCGCATGCGCGTGCACGAGCGGGGAGTCGGCGAGACGCGGTCGTGCGGCACCGGTGCCGTTGCCGCGGCCGCGGCCGTGCGCGCCTGGGGCGGTCCGGGGGCGCCCGACGTGTGGCTCGTCGACGTGCCGGGCGGCGCCCTGCGCGTGACGCTGCGCGCCGACGGGCACGCCGACCTGGCGGGACCGGCGCTGCTGGTCGCGGACGCGACCGTCGACCTCGGCGCGCTGCCCGCGTGA
- a CDS encoding amino acid ABC transporter ATP-binding protein, whose protein sequence is MADSMTDERPPVDPAARPTGEPLIVLEHVDKHFGALHVLRDVDLTVHRGEVVVVIGPSGSGKSTLCRTINRLETIDSGTITFDGKPLPSEGRELARLRADVGMVFQSFNLFAHRTVLENVTIGQIKAKGVRPAQAKADAMELLERVGVADQAAKRPAQLSGGQQQRVAIARALAMKPQAMLFDEPTSALDPEMINEVLDVMVGLAHDGMTMIVVTHEMGFARRAAHRVVFMDAGQVVEDADPETFFTAPRSERAQDFLSKILTH, encoded by the coding sequence ATGGCCGACAGCATGACCGACGAGCGACCGCCCGTGGACCCGGCGGCACGCCCGACCGGCGAACCGCTCATCGTCCTGGAGCACGTGGACAAGCACTTCGGTGCGCTGCACGTGCTGCGGGACGTCGACCTGACCGTGCACCGGGGCGAGGTCGTGGTGGTGATCGGGCCGTCCGGGTCCGGCAAGTCGACGCTCTGCCGCACCATCAACCGGCTCGAGACCATCGACTCGGGCACGATCACGTTCGACGGCAAGCCGCTGCCCTCCGAGGGTCGCGAGCTCGCCCGCCTGCGCGCCGACGTGGGCATGGTGTTCCAGTCCTTCAACCTGTTCGCGCACCGCACCGTCCTGGAGAACGTGACGATCGGGCAGATCAAGGCCAAGGGCGTCCGCCCCGCGCAGGCGAAGGCGGACGCGATGGAGCTGCTGGAGCGCGTCGGCGTGGCCGACCAGGCCGCGAAGCGCCCCGCCCAGCTCTCGGGCGGTCAGCAGCAGCGCGTGGCGATCGCACGCGCCCTGGCGATGAAGCCCCAGGCGATGCTGTTCGACGAGCCGACGTCGGCGCTCGACCCCGAGATGATCAACGAGGTGCTCGACGTGATGGTCGGCCTCGCGCACGACGGCATGACGATGATCGTCGTCACGCACGAGATGGGCTTCGCCCGCCGCGCGGCGCACCGCGTGGTGTTCATGGACGCCGGACAGGTCGTCGAGGACGCCGACCCCGAGACGTTCTTCACCGCGCCGCGCAGCGAGCGCGCCCAGGACTTCCTCTCGAAGATCCTCACCCACTGA
- a CDS encoding MFS transporter, producing MTPDAERDASPEAMWRARRTTASAMFALVVLVAFESFAVTTVMPQVADVLDGRALYAFAFAGPLATGVVGMVVAGAWSDRRGPAAPFAAGTALFVVGLVVAGAATTMPVLVTGRLAQGLGGGVVNVTLLVAVARAYPAVLHPRVFAWFSTAWVLPSIVGPAVAGLVAELAGWRWVFLGVAVLVVPATLPLLGAVRGLGPAGGTPALAPGARRDDAGRRVGWSVVVAGAVLALNVSAQLPQPWSHVVAATAAVGAVAATRPLVPRGSLRARPGLPSVVTTRLLLSGAFFGAQVYVPYLLVDRDGWGTTASGLGLSTAALAWSAASVVQGRLGLRLPSRTAARLGTALVLGGVGGATVATALDLPAWVVVAVWTAAGAGMGLGSSRLNVLLLGWSTPQDQGRNSAANSIADSVGASLALAMTGVVFVAAGGDRGYTDPGPFAAAFALTAVLALAATLVSSRVGVPPTERGRGAVAREDEAPGATPSGPAPSTPGSSGSADASAATT from the coding sequence GTGACGCCCGACGCCGAGCGGGACGCGTCGCCGGAGGCGATGTGGCGGGCGCGCCGCACGACGGCGTCCGCGATGTTCGCCCTCGTCGTGCTGGTGGCGTTCGAGTCCTTCGCGGTGACGACGGTCATGCCCCAGGTGGCCGACGTGCTGGACGGGCGCGCCCTGTACGCCTTCGCGTTCGCCGGTCCGCTGGCGACGGGCGTCGTCGGGATGGTCGTGGCCGGTGCGTGGTCGGACCGCCGGGGCCCCGCGGCACCGTTCGCGGCGGGCACCGCGCTGTTCGTGGTGGGACTCGTCGTGGCCGGCGCCGCGACGACCATGCCCGTGCTCGTCACCGGACGCCTCGCGCAGGGCCTCGGCGGCGGGGTCGTCAACGTGACGCTGCTCGTGGCCGTGGCGCGGGCGTACCCGGCCGTGCTCCACCCGCGGGTGTTCGCGTGGTTCTCGACCGCCTGGGTCCTGCCCTCGATCGTCGGCCCCGCGGTGGCCGGTCTCGTCGCCGAGCTCGCGGGCTGGCGATGGGTGTTCCTCGGCGTCGCGGTGCTCGTGGTGCCGGCGACGCTGCCGCTGCTCGGCGCGGTGCGGGGCCTCGGACCGGCCGGCGGCACCCCCGCGCTCGCGCCCGGGGCACGTCGCGACGACGCAGGACGCCGGGTCGGCTGGTCGGTCGTCGTCGCCGGCGCCGTGCTGGCCCTCAACGTCTCGGCGCAGCTGCCGCAGCCGTGGTCGCACGTCGTCGCCGCGACCGCCGCCGTCGGCGCCGTCGCCGCGACGCGACCCCTGGTGCCGCGCGGCTCGCTGCGCGCCCGCCCGGGCCTCCCGAGCGTCGTGACCACGCGCCTGCTGCTGTCGGGGGCGTTCTTCGGCGCGCAGGTCTACGTGCCCTACCTCCTGGTCGACCGGGACGGGTGGGGCACGACCGCGAGCGGTCTCGGGCTGTCCACCGCGGCGCTCGCGTGGTCCGCCGCCTCGGTCGTCCAGGGGCGCCTCGGCCTGCGGCTGCCCAGCCGGACCGCCGCGCGGCTCGGCACGGCGCTCGTCCTCGGCGGGGTCGGCGGCGCGACCGTCGCCACCGCCCTCGACCTGCCGGCCTGGGTCGTGGTGGCCGTGTGGACGGCCGCGGGCGCCGGGATGGGGCTGGGGTCCTCACGGCTCAACGTGCTGCTGCTGGGGTGGTCGACGCCCCAGGACCAGGGCCGCAACAGCGCGGCGAACTCGATCGCCGACTCGGTCGGCGCCTCGCTCGCGCTCGCGATGACGGGCGTGGTGTTCGTGGCAGCGGGCGGCGACCGCGGCTACACGGACCCCGGGCCGTTCGCGGCGGCGTTCGCGCTCACGGCCGTCCTCGCCCTGGCCGCCACGCTCGTCTCGTCCCGCGTGGGCGTGCCCCCCACGGAGCGCGGGCGCGGCGCGGTGGCCCGCGAGGACGAGGCACCCGGCGCGACGCCCTCCGGCCCGGCACCGTCGACGCCCGGGTCGTCCGGCAGCGCCGACGCCAGCGCGGCGACCACCTGA
- a CDS encoding YbjN domain-containing protein gives MGWFRQRARRWWSSARQEPDATVTSVDDVELHDRVAELLVRELGTAEQANTFPTAVSPARIASWMSENQFSYFIDNDGDLGGLWRGRLFYFFLFGEQAEILQVRGQWHRELAIERLEEVLDLCNEWNAERIWPKAYARVRDNGRVHVVAEVATDLEHGATDAQLSQILFCGLSTGSMLFDALDERYPDPAGAAP, from the coding sequence ATGGGGTGGTTCCGTCAACGCGCACGCCGGTGGTGGTCCAGCGCACGCCAGGAGCCCGACGCCACCGTCACCTCGGTCGACGACGTCGAGCTGCACGACCGGGTCGCCGAGCTGCTGGTCCGTGAGCTCGGCACGGCCGAGCAGGCCAACACCTTCCCGACCGCGGTGTCACCGGCCCGGATCGCGTCGTGGATGTCCGAGAACCAGTTCTCGTACTTCATCGACAACGACGGCGACCTCGGCGGCCTGTGGCGCGGCCGGCTCTTCTACTTCTTCCTGTTCGGCGAGCAGGCGGAGATCCTGCAGGTGCGCGGCCAGTGGCACCGCGAGCTGGCCATCGAACGGCTCGAGGAGGTGCTCGACCTGTGCAACGAGTGGAACGCCGAGCGCATCTGGCCCAAGGCGTACGCACGCGTGCGTGACAACGGGCGCGTGCACGTCGTCGCCGAGGTGGCGACCGACCTCGAGCACGGGGCCACCGACGCCCAGCTCAGCCAGATCCTGTTCTGCGGCCTGTCGACCGGCAGCATGCTGTTCGACGCGCTGGACGAGCGCTACCCCGACCCGGCGGGAGCCGCACCGTGA
- a CDS encoding glutamate ABC transporter substrate-binding protein — MRAPRLAIALTAVAALTLGACAGGGDEPEETAGAGGAATGDETAGAEGTLRIGIKFDQPGLGYQDGSDYTGFDVAVATYVADKLGYGEEQIEWVQAPSAQRETMLQNGQVDMIFATYSITDKRKEVVAFAGPYFVAGQDLLVAADDDSISGPEDLEGKNLCSVTGSTSAQRIKDEYAAGTELLEQPGYAECVTALVAGTVDAVTTDDIILAGLASVAANEGKVKVVGNPFSEENYGVGLAKDSDFCEDVNAAITEMIEDGSWQSALDDNVGASGYQPNEELNPPTVEACA; from the coding sequence ATGCGTGCACCACGACTGGCGATCGCCCTCACGGCGGTGGCCGCGCTCACGCTCGGCGCCTGCGCAGGCGGGGGTGACGAGCCCGAGGAGACCGCCGGCGCCGGCGGCGCGGCCACCGGTGACGAGACGGCCGGGGCCGAGGGCACCCTGCGGATCGGCATCAAGTTCGACCAGCCCGGCCTGGGGTACCAGGACGGCAGCGACTACACCGGCTTCGACGTCGCCGTCGCGACCTACGTCGCGGACAAGCTCGGGTACGGCGAGGAGCAGATCGAGTGGGTGCAGGCCCCGTCCGCGCAGCGCGAGACGATGCTGCAGAACGGCCAGGTCGACATGATCTTCGCGACCTACTCGATCACCGACAAGCGCAAGGAGGTCGTGGCCTTCGCCGGCCCGTACTTCGTCGCCGGGCAGGACCTGCTCGTCGCGGCCGACGACGACTCGATCTCCGGCCCCGAGGACCTCGAGGGCAAGAACCTGTGCTCGGTGACCGGCTCGACGTCCGCGCAGCGGATCAAGGACGAGTACGCCGCGGGCACCGAGCTGCTGGAGCAGCCGGGCTACGCCGAGTGCGTCACCGCGCTCGTCGCCGGCACCGTGGACGCCGTGACGACCGACGACATCATCCTCGCCGGCCTGGCGTCCGTCGCCGCCAACGAGGGCAAGGTGAAGGTCGTCGGCAACCCGTTCTCGGAGGAGAACTACGGTGTCGGCCTGGCCAAGGACAGCGACTTCTGCGAGGACGTGAACGCCGCGATCACCGAGATGATCGAGGACGGCTCGTGGCAGTCCGCCCTGGACGACAACGTGGGCGCGTCGGGCTACCAGCCCAACGAGGAGCTGAACCCGCCGACCGTCGAGGCGTGCGCCTGA
- a CDS encoding YbjN domain-containing protein, with translation MSAPGWLLRVLGGLPKPTKTRPLDDEPPRPLTRDRVADYLLGRGYRFVVDDDGDLTGTWDGSRFWFLLLGDQQEILQVRGRWHRSLPLEQRRSLALAINDWNRERIWPKAYVREEEGVLAVYSEVSADLEPGVTDVQLAQLLACGLGTGVQLFSALDPVVPAEGTPPPDVPDN, from the coding sequence GTGAGCGCGCCCGGGTGGCTCCTGCGTGTGCTCGGCGGGCTCCCCAAGCCGACCAAGACCCGACCGCTGGACGACGAGCCGCCGCGCCCCCTGACGCGCGACCGCGTCGCGGACTACCTGCTCGGGCGGGGGTACCGGTTCGTCGTGGACGACGACGGCGACCTCACCGGCACGTGGGACGGCAGCCGCTTCTGGTTCCTGCTCCTGGGCGACCAGCAGGAGATCCTGCAGGTCCGCGGCCGCTGGCACCGGTCCCTGCCGCTGGAGCAGCGTCGCTCGCTGGCCCTGGCGATCAACGACTGGAACCGCGAGCGGATCTGGCCCAAGGCGTACGTGCGCGAGGAGGAGGGCGTGCTCGCCGTCTACTCGGAGGTCTCGGCGGACCTCGAGCCGGGGGTCACCGACGTGCAGCTCGCGCAGCTCCTCGCGTGCGGCCTGGGGACGGGCGTGCAGCTGTTCTCCGCCCTCGACCCGGTCGTCCCCGCCGAGGGCACGCCGCCCCCCGACGTCCCCGACAACTGA
- a CDS encoding aspartate:alanine exchanger family transporter, translating to MSEVFLFLAQQPVLLLFVVIGVGSLVGHVKVRGVGLGAAAVLFLAIALSAWAASYGIDLEITEALGTLGLTLFTFCVGLVSGATFFSSLRRSLAPILAVAGVLLVSALVAVGAGRLLGLDAPVVAGAWAGAVTNTPALAAARDAAGDATAPTIGYAVTYLFGVVGMLVAVSAALRHRDSDTDAPPTLVTRTVRVEAADTPSIRHLEERHGDRIKFSRVRHGEESPIRTADDTDLLVLDDLVTVVGPSEDVEAVTRELGHTSSHRLEADRMYLDMRRVTVSAERAAGHTIAELDLLHRFGATISRVRRGDVDVVATDDFQLQLGDRVRVIAPRERMAEVSTWFGDSSRGLSNITPILLGLGMTAGILLGAVAFPVPGRVFSIGSAAGTLVVGLVLGRLGRIGPIVTAMPYTAAQAIAELGLLIFLAQAGTRAGAQIGAAFTSGAWLRILVLGVLVTTVVAVGLYVVMRRVFRIGGTRLSGIIGGTQTQPAVLAFANGRTGYDARVALGYALVYPAAMITKIVLGQVLGGL from the coding sequence ATGTCCGAGGTCTTCCTGTTCCTCGCCCAGCAGCCCGTGCTGCTGCTGTTCGTCGTCATCGGCGTCGGCTCCCTCGTCGGGCACGTCAAGGTCCGCGGCGTCGGGCTCGGGGCCGCGGCCGTGCTGTTCCTCGCGATCGCGCTGTCCGCGTGGGCCGCGTCCTACGGGATCGACCTCGAGATCACCGAGGCCCTGGGCACCCTCGGCCTGACGCTGTTCACGTTCTGCGTCGGCCTCGTGTCGGGGGCGACGTTCTTCTCCTCGCTGCGCCGCAGCCTGGCGCCGATCCTGGCCGTGGCGGGCGTCCTGCTGGTCAGCGCGCTCGTGGCCGTCGGCGCGGGGCGCCTGCTGGGCCTCGACGCGCCCGTCGTCGCGGGTGCGTGGGCCGGCGCGGTGACGAACACGCCGGCGCTGGCCGCCGCGCGCGACGCGGCGGGCGACGCGACCGCCCCGACCATCGGGTACGCGGTGACGTACCTGTTCGGGGTCGTCGGGATGCTCGTCGCCGTCTCGGCCGCGCTGCGCCACCGGGACAGCGACACCGACGCGCCGCCGACCCTCGTCACGCGGACGGTGCGTGTGGAGGCGGCCGACACGCCCAGCATCCGCCACCTCGAGGAGCGCCACGGCGACCGCATCAAGTTCTCCCGCGTCCGGCACGGCGAGGAGTCACCGATCCGCACGGCCGACGACACCGACCTGCTCGTGCTCGACGACCTCGTCACCGTCGTCGGGCCCTCGGAGGACGTCGAGGCCGTCACGCGCGAGCTCGGGCACACGTCGTCGCACCGGCTCGAGGCCGACCGGATGTACCTCGACATGCGCCGGGTGACGGTGTCGGCCGAGCGCGCGGCCGGGCACACGATCGCGGAGCTCGACCTGCTGCACCGGTTCGGCGCGACGATCTCGCGCGTGCGGCGCGGGGACGTGGACGTCGTCGCGACGGACGACTTCCAGCTGCAGCTCGGTGACCGCGTGCGCGTCATCGCACCGCGGGAGCGCATGGCGGAGGTGTCGACGTGGTTCGGCGACTCCTCGCGCGGGCTGTCGAACATCACGCCGATCCTGCTGGGTCTGGGCATGACCGCGGGGATCCTGCTCGGTGCGGTGGCGTTCCCCGTGCCCGGCCGCGTGTTCTCGATCGGGTCCGCGGCCGGGACGCTCGTGGTGGGCCTCGTGCTCGGGCGGCTGGGGCGCATCGGGCCGATCGTCACGGCGATGCCGTACACGGCGGCGCAGGCGATCGCGGAGCTCGGGCTGCTCATCTTCCTGGCCCAGGCGGGCACGCGCGCGGGCGCGCAGATCGGTGCGGCGTTCACGTCCGGCGCGTGGTTGCGCATCCTGGTGCTGGGTGTGCTGGTGACGACCGTGGTCGCCGTGGGCCTGTACGTCGTGATGCGGCGCGTCTTCCGCATCGGGGGGACGAGGCTGTCCGGCATCATCGGCGGCACGCAGACGCAGCCGGCCGTCCTGGCGTTCGCCAACGGCCGCACCGGCTACGACGCGCGCGTCGCCCTCGGCTACGCGCTGGTCTACCCGGCGGCCATGATCACCAAGATCGTCCTCGGGCAGGTGCTCGGCGGCTTGTGA